A window from Leptospira meyeri encodes these proteins:
- a CDS encoding energy transducer TonB has product MNRYAELLDSFKQSIKQNKERIFHLCLIGSLFLHTATYAGYKISQLRGDEVVEESNFEDVDVSFEEIPPELIGGTSSPAPIEKQEWVEGSNKDKADEPDNSDINPNQLSGNGTDKDGYLFSFNGDKMPTAIIDFDLKEYFPPQAKAANIVEKQVVLLVQVNEDGSLQSAKIVSGRAGYGFEEAAMKLIKRVRFSPGYVQGQPKKMAHRLPILFSLED; this is encoded by the coding sequence ATGAATCGTTACGCGGAATTATTGGATTCATTCAAACAATCCATCAAACAAAATAAAGAACGTATATTCCACCTTTGTCTGATTGGAAGTTTGTTTCTCCATACCGCAACTTATGCTGGTTATAAGATTAGTCAATTACGTGGCGATGAAGTGGTTGAAGAGTCTAACTTTGAAGATGTTGATGTAAGTTTCGAAGAAATTCCACCTGAACTCATTGGTGGCACTTCCTCTCCAGCACCAATCGAAAAACAAGAATGGGTAGAAGGTAGTAACAAAGACAAAGCCGATGAACCAGATAATTCTGACATCAACCCAAACCAACTTTCTGGCAATGGAACAGATAAAGATGGATACTTGTTCTCCTTTAATGGAGACAAAATGCCGACTGCTATCATTGACTTTGATCTAAAGGAATACTTTCCACCACAAGCCAAAGCCGCAAATATTGTAGAGAAACAAGTTGTACTTCTTGTACAAGTAAATGAGGATGGCAGTCTTCAGTCAGCAAAAATTGTATCGGGTAGAGCTGGATACGGATTTGAAGAAGCCGCTATGAAACTCATCAAACGTGTGCGCTTTAGCCCTGGTTATGTGCAAGGGCAACCTAAAAAAATGGCACATAGACTTCCAATTTTGTTTTCATTAGAAGATTAA
- a CDS encoding ExbD/TolR family protein, translating into MAGASGSQDEEIGSINITPMVDVILVLLVIFMVTANFLKKESLNINLPKVQAADPNVAESVQVALTKTGAILLEGKDTDISGLVRNLEREAKIRPNMRLTLSADESLPYGKITELMGIIRKAGVTKIALSVKK; encoded by the coding sequence ATGGCTGGTGCATCAGGTTCTCAAGACGAAGAAATCGGAAGTATTAACATCACACCCATGGTGGATGTGATTTTAGTACTTCTTGTTATTTTTATGGTAACAGCAAACTTTCTAAAAAAAGAAAGTTTGAATATCAATTTACCGAAAGTACAAGCGGCTGATCCAAACGTTGCGGAATCGGTCCAAGTAGCGCTAACGAAAACGGGCGCAATTCTTTTGGAAGGAAAAGACACAGACATTTCTGGTTTAGTAAGAAATCTTGAAAGAGAAGCAAAAATTAGACCTAATATGCGTTTAACTCTATCTGCAGATGAAAGCCTTCCTTATGGAAAAATTACGGAGCTGATGGGAATCATCCGAAAAGCGGGTGTGACTAAAATTGCCCTCAGTGTAAAAAAATGA
- a CDS encoding MotA/TolQ/ExbB proton channel family protein: MQEYVELGEELVFIAMAVASVIALAVFAERLIYYKKSLGKKNEDYLTEVRTSLQEEPEIHWKTDAGEESIYTRFIQFALNQLKLGRKGLDESLDGQILSEKLELEKRLPILNTLGNNAPFIGLLGTVLGVIKAFYGLGTLGSSGAEVVMRSISTALLATAAGLAVAIPVVMANNYFSRKSKVILQNLEILKKELLSYQMNKTKV; this comes from the coding sequence ATGCAAGAGTATGTAGAATTAGGGGAAGAATTAGTCTTTATAGCAATGGCGGTGGCGAGTGTAATCGCTTTGGCAGTATTTGCTGAAAGGTTGATTTATTATAAAAAATCTCTGGGCAAAAAAAACGAAGACTACTTAACAGAAGTTAGAACTTCATTACAAGAAGAACCAGAAATTCATTGGAAAACTGATGCTGGTGAAGAGTCAATTTACACCCGATTCATTCAATTTGCTTTAAATCAATTGAAATTGGGCCGCAAAGGACTGGATGAAAGTTTAGATGGTCAAATATTATCTGAAAAATTAGAATTGGAGAAACGTTTACCAATCTTAAATACTTTGGGAAATAATGCTCCGTTTATTGGATTACTCGGAACCGTTCTTGGTGTTATCAAAGCATTTTATGGTTTGGGAACCTTGGGAAGTTCTGGTGCGGAAGTTGTGATGCGGTCTATTTCGACAGCCCTACTCGCAACGGCCGCCGGTCTTGCAGTAGCAATTCCTGTGGTAATGGCTAACAATTATTTTTCTAGAAAATCTAAAGTCATTTTACAGAATTTGGAAATTTTGAAAAAAGAACTACTCTCTTATCAAATGAATAAGACAAAGGTATAA